A region of the Mytilus trossulus isolate FHL-02 chromosome 11, PNRI_Mtr1.1.1.hap1, whole genome shotgun sequence genome:
GACTGTGACATATATAGTTTACTGAGGTAATTCCCGTGACGTCATTTGTAGAGGAAACATGCATCTGTTGTACAAAATGTTAAGCCTGGTATCTATATTGAGCTTATTGGACAGACTCACCGCTATAAAGATTTTAGAGATAAGGATACAACAAATACAGATAGAAAAAACTTTCCTTGATAGATGGTTGCTGATCTCAAGAAGCTAGAAAACCAAGAGTTCTGAATGGTGAAGTAaatcaaccaactcgtaatggcgtccgtaaaatttacgaagggatggtttaattttcaccatttggaactcttggtttaatagtttccttgtgagcagcaaccctcttaaagaaaatcatgatagaaaatgcaagcacgggaatattgtatcaattcaagttgggagatatatacccgtatgcaggtgctgctgtaATGTTGCAACTTAGAAACGAAAAttttacaattggaaagctaaaatcatctcttttgtcgtaaagttttgttttcaaccgcccctcattgtcaatttctgtatgtaagtcaagatatgaggccgacttaactgtatctgtagtatcctttatctctagttcgatgggatagatgcgttccacatatagtcaccaaattttgaattatttagtgaaagaacatcatatAAAGAAAGATTGACAGATGTTTTGAAAATGGCCCTGTTGTGCAATAAATTCATAGAAATCGGCCGTAATGAAACTGTAATTAATATTAGTACTATCCTTTAGGGGCAACCAACAGTAAAACAAAGAATTAATCAAAAATAGGAACATTTTTACACTAATTCACAAGCATGTTGAAGATGTGTTTGATAAGTTAAATTTACACCAGATTTAATATCtagattgaaaatatatttttcaattgacTTGTGAAACTGGTTTCATACAGATTATTTACATTGTACATGATATAGTATACTTTTGATTGGGCTTGACTATTGACTATTGTCTCCGCCCAAAGGATGATAAAACTTAAGCTAATAATGGTTGCATGGTTCAGCTAGCAATCAAAGTAGTCAAGAATATCAcatttacctacacactcaggTAAATGTGTTGTCAAATATTTACAGATGATTGCATTGATTGTGTATGTAAAGGTAATATCTTCGGTTAGCTTGCTtcctagctgaaccgtgaagtaaTTATAaggtaaagaatattaccatccTTTCGaagattggttatctgtcggaCTTGTCTGCTCTTAAAGGAAGGTAGTTTACCCAACCTAACATTCCctcacggttcagctagcaagcaagctaacaaaGATACTACATTTACCTACACAAGCAATTCAATCGGCTGTAACATGTGCTATTTACTTGGGACAACTTTGACTATTGAAGTTCGAACCTTAATATTTTTTCGGATTTGTTTATAGAAGGTACACGAACCTTCTTTCATAAATCATTTCAGTACCGAAGCACTAATTACAGAGCTGTTGATTCCCTCGGGATTTACCGTCAATCAGCAGTGAAtgatgtttttgtctttttgggGGGAACTATGCGTGTTTTCTTATTATTTGGCATTATACCGTTAATGAACTCTTCATATATACAAGGATTAGAATTTTACACCATATTCACGTTTCGTTTAGAAAAGATTCCCTAATGACGCtcgaaaaaatataccaaataaagtatttatactattaaacgagaagacctcattttgtgtgtcgcttctcttccttccataATAAGTTGATCATCATGTCTCTGTGTTCTTTAGGAAGCATGCATAGTCGCATAAgccatccattcttatgattattcagattgagttattttgggagaaaaacgacaaaatagGTGTCCGGATATTGTTTCAATACTGACTTTTAATCATAGATAAGACTTCCGGGTTTAAACATGCACAAGAACAACCAATCGtattataaattacaaaattgaaaaattaataagacattcagagcgttctccatatcatgttttttagatcgcaagaaccacaacCATTATACCTCCTTTTGGACAATAATGTTTTCGCGTTTATCCACCCGTgaactacgattatactactaTAATATATAGATCTCGGtctactttttttctgaaatatttaatatctcAGGGGTCATACCAAttgcatatatattgaaataagtaaaacatgttgaaacaagaatgtgtccatagtatacGGATGCCACATCGGCACTATCATTTACTATGTTTAGTGGACAGTgaaatggggtaaaatctctaattcggcatgaaaattaaaaagatccTATCATAGGAAAAATATTTACTAAGGTTTGAGTtggttggacttcaacttcatcaaaaactacctcgacaaaaactttaacctgaagcgggaaagccggacggacgaacaaacgaacggacgagcagacaagaaaacataataaccataaatggggcataaaaattaattgttgaaagtgaaaacatTAACCTGAAGCCGGACAGAAGGACGGACGAACGACCGAACACACGagcagactagaaaacataattccAATACATTGGgcatacaaatttattgttgaaagtgaGAGTAGTGTTTGGCCAACatgaaagtaaggtagagattaGATGGAGGTAGGACTTATTCGGGACGTCgtgatcgggtgtttttaagctagGGATTTCGGGACTGATCTTTACGGGTTGTgggaatattttctttttaatttcgggatgtcgggatatgaatttcattaaaacacgcacctcgggatttcatgttttaaagcCAAGGATTTCGGAGTCAGGGCCCCTCAGACTACCCCTCAAATGAGccttatagatataggaagatgtggtgtgagtgccaatgagacaactctccatccaaataacaatttaaaaattaaaccattataggttaaagtacggcttcaacacggagccttggctcacaccaaacaacaagctataaaggaccccaaaattactagtgtaaaaccattcaaacgggaaaaccaacggtctattctatataaacaaaacgagaaacgagaaacacgtatatattacataaacaaacgacaactactgtacatcagattccttatAGTCATTTATACGAGATTtaaatcctaccattggcatgttaataGGACTCTCAAAAGGAAAAGCACTGATGGATTGTCCTAGAAGCACattttattagaataataatggtctataaacagttcaaatatttcatgtttgaagcggtgcaaatttttaatttaatttgacttttcCCAAAAAATGCACTGTAGCAAAGGGGAAGAATAATTGTGGTATAAGGCCAGAAACACGAAAAATAATTCAGTgatttaacagaaaggaaacacaTAACGGACTTTGGAAAAAATAGACAGGGGTTTTGCTACCATAtatgaaattctccagtcataatatcttttacaaaaattcgtCCTACAACAGTTGACAAGCTGTATATGACCCCGCGATTTTGCGGGTGTTTTCAAGTAAGGTTGAAGGGCGTTGAGGACCCAAATTACGAAAAGTTTAGACAAATACAGCTATGGTAATCTATTCCTAGGTTGGAAAATCCTTAGTGTTTAGAAAAAGTTTTgtgaacagtaaatttatagctatttattataatcatatcaatgataaatcctgtcaacacagaagtgctgacaacTTAATATAAGCTGGTAAATTTGTTAAGTACACTAGAGACGATTAACGTCTTCATCCCTTCGAAAAATTTAAGGACGacattacgagttggttgaccgttatggaatatctgtttgACAGATGACGACTGATATGTTCAAAACTTGTAACCACAACCCCGTCCTCGAATGTAagctaccgaattagacttgaCATCCAGTGTGTATGATGTAACatgacggatgccacatgtggagcaggttCTGTTTTCCCTTCAAGAGCACCTCAGATCACCTATGTGTTTTGTGGTGTTCGTATTGCTCGTGTTTGTATTTTcgacattttttgttgtttgctattacattgtcaatatatataatgaaagatgtggtatgattgcaaatgagacaactctccacaagagatcaaaatgacacagcaattaacaactacaggtcatcgtacggccatcaacaatgagcaaagcccatccCGCATAGTCAGTCAAATTCAGTTTGTGGTTGACTTTTTTGGAGTGTAAATATTCAATTGGTATCTTTCGGCTCTCTTTTTCATACCATGTTATCATCtaactttttttatcataggcAATCAAGAGATACCGGGATTATTATTTTACTCTTTATTTGTTCGCCATTATTGAGTGAAGATATAACAATCATAGGGatgtacatttgttttaatgacTCAACGATTACATCATACATTTAGCAATGTGTAAACAGGTCTTTGCAATTTGGAAGTACGACTCGTtctcaataaaatataattctcGAACTGTTAGTTCCAATTCTCGAAGTGAATATCTTTTGCCTCTACTGTCTCCTAGATGATGTAAGCATAAGAacagtaatatttgtaaataaacaacAGGAGGGAACATTAGGAAAACTTCattaaaaagttcaaacacagGGGTCAGTTCTACAGGCAGTAAACAAAACGGCGCGTGAAACTGCAcactttcaattaataaatgtttacaaGTTGATAATAATCCAATTGCATCTTTCATTTTACGAAAAATAGTCTGTTCGCTTAAATCATTGTCACTATGTAGCTTAATTTTATCAGGAGTACATTTGGACAAACAGTAGTTTAAAACATCTATACATTCATGGAATctcttttgtttataaaataatgatgCTAACAATGACCAAGCGGAAATAATGTTGCAAATCAGCCCTGCCTTAAAATAATGCAAGCTTTTCttgtattgtttgtataaaGACTTGTTTCTGCCGGTAAGTAAGTTATTATTGTTTGGTAACTGCATCCATTGAAGGGAATTCAGTGAAATGAGGTATGCCGACATCTCTTTGTCGTTTATATTGGTTAAATGTGTGATGGTTTGTTTGATGTTCCAAGTAAATAAGGTATGAAACGGCATGTGCGTGTATGATAAGCATGATAGTGCTGACGCTGTTAAATAAGATGAGAGTGAATCAATTTTTTCTATTCTATAGTTCTGGAATGTAGCCGTATCAAAAACGTAAGTCCACCATGAACTACTTATATCATGTAATGTAATAAGTAAAGACTTTTGTTGAAAACCAGTAAATCTGTCTTTGAATAGGTTGTTTTCTGGAATAAAATAATGAAGACATGTGTTATGTTCTACACAATAAATGAGTCGTCTGAAACAGCTCGTGAAACAGGGAATTATATTGCGAGAATGCCACTGAGAAGGACTTGTTTCTTCACATAACCAGAGCATTATAGTTTTAAGAAAGTATGAGCAAATGAGGCCACCGTGTTTTTCTTTAACAGTGTcttttaagataattttcatTAACGCGTAACATAATAACTGTGTATGAGAAAAGGAATGTATAAGTTGTTTTTCTGCCATTGAAAATGATATCCGCCATTCCAAATCTTCATTCAATGATCCTTTACAACCGATGGGAACAAATAAAACTCCATGCTTTACAACAGCCGTGACTAATTTGTTATCGGGCCATGACGATCTGGATCTGTAAATCCAATTATGAGCAGGTGTTATCCATTCGTTACAATGAAAACACCTAGCAGAATCATATGTTAGATCGCTTGTAGAATGACACGGTCCATGAATAATCATACCATCTTGCAAATAAAGCTCCCGAAATAATTTACTCGAAAAGTTTACTATTCCTTCttcaatatcacaaaattgatatataaTGGGAAAGCGTctgtacattttgctttttaacAGTTGAAGCTTAGCAAACCCTGGTTTTGTGTCATTCATGTCCATGAGTAAAGGAATTGTATTTGTAGATATTGATACGTTAAGCATACTTTCGTACacacgcataaatgcatgaaGAAACATCTGATCATAATCACTGCCCTCGAGGTCCAAACCTTCTGCTTTACTCCCACTACTTATACCAACAAAGCCTGGATGTTGAGCAATACAATCTATTGCACAAAATATCTTTCTTCTCGTTTTTACAACATCCTCTGACCCAATTATATTACATAAATGCTGATAAAAATGAAGTGAAAGGTCTTCGTCTGTTTTGTTCATATCTTTAATCTGTAATGGTAAAGTAATAAAATCCTAATGAAATGTTCCATCAtgtttctaaacatttttaaaagttacgcagcaataattttataaagttCGTGTTGCTCAATAATTAGTTTTCTCTACTGTTGAATGAAGACATTTGTTTGCACTTTTTGGCCTTTAATTAGTCGTGTTTTTGGGAgttcaaaatataacaaaatgtggATGTAGGGTGCCTGTTCCCCTCACCAGAATAtggtacaataaaaacaaaacgaatAACAAAATGACTTGTTGcttatatagttatcaaaggtaccaggatattATATAATAGTCAATTGTTTTCCACTGACAGGAGTGAAGAATACTTTTATGAAAAGACCTccatacaattttatttattttaactaaGTTTTCTTAAAGTTGGTAGAATTTAGTTACCGAGATTCCCATCTAAATCACGATTCGTGTGATCtctattttaaatttctttactAAGTTCCGAAAAAAATAGACTTGGATGCTTTGCGCTCCAGTGCAGTGGAAATCAAtcagatataaaatgaaaaaaaggacTTTTGCGGTTATGAATATTGCTCGATGGAAATACAATTTGATTCTTAGAAAACACGTACATCTGTATCTATCATGGTGGTATCATTGGTTGCGTTAAGACaaataataacataagcaaATTAACCACAAGGGTTCAATGGCATTCGTTATGTTACTGGAACGATGTGAACGACAAATAACCATTCATAAAAAAGAGAGGCGATATATACCAAAGAGACATCCACACTTGCAATTCGAAAAtaaggcagtggctatttgaccggcaccggctaaatagcaaatttgctatttagccggcaCTGAACAAAACTGTTCATTGATGTGATTAGTAGAGAATACATAagcttatataattataaatgatttatcacaatatcaagcattaaaaatacaccgagttcagtaaaaaaaaaaatcgaatataatttataactttataatattaattaaaagcatgaaaacacatttgtatatatacatttttaaatatattttttttctaaaatatttatataaaagttgatTGCCAAATCTGTGTAAAATCTATGGTTTAAATATCCTGCCATGCTATAAAAATATGTGAAACCATGTACAtattaaaaaagacaatattaaaagtTGTTTGCTATGAATTTCAAAAGGACACATGTACATGATTTAACATCTGCAATTGTTACAAAACCAATTCTTTGCCTTTGAACGGTTGTTTTAATCTAGCACAAGATAAATGTTGCCACTCCAAACAGGAACTACACATTACACTGGCTTCCTTTAGATCTGTATCATATGTGCATAGGGttcttttatttctctttatgtACGCTCTTAATAGCTTCCCATGCATCTTTTTgacaataatttttattaaatcaatgtTTACAATTAAGTCCAAACAAGAGGTAGTTTAAAGTTCAGGTTTTGCTCCAACTTGATCCTCAGttataaaatgttgttattaGCAAAAGATTTTGCTAAATCGCTTCCAACAAACCAGTTTAATCATGAAAAGAAATCCGATTTTTTTGGAACTTTTCTTATGAAATGGTCCACAATTGCTTTTTCAGGtactctttttttaaaaactgatgACAGTTTGTTGTAGTTGTCCATATAATTTCTCTATCACCACTCTCTTTCTGCTCCAGTTTTACTTCAGACCTTAGTAAAAACTGTTTCATGATATATGCCCAATCATATGGTGTCACcaacttttgatatttatattcaGGTGAATCATTCGAGAATGCTGAAACAGTCCTCTTTTGAAATATACCACTAGTTTTTAGGTCTCGTTCTGTTCGCCAAGAAATTAAGGCAATCAAAAAATGTTCAGCTAAATAAAaacagatttataaatattttagaaaaacatacatttagtaaTGATATGTGTTTTCATGCttttaattgatattataaagttataaactatttatttatgaacatcttcaataaatctttttttttttattgtactcCGTGTATTTTCAATGCTTGAAATtgtgataaaatgattttatattatcATAAAGCTTTTTTGTTCTCTACTAATCACATCAACGAACAGTTTTATTCAGtgccggctaaatagcaaatttgctattttgccggtgccggtcaaatagcaaatttgctatttagccggtgccggtcaaatagccactgccCGAAAATAAACTGATGGGCTTTGctcagttgttaatttctgtgtcattttagtctcttgtggacagttgtctcatttgggaatcataccatatcttctttttttatattgacaacgccatgacaagaaaaaagaccaaaataaaacCACAGTACACAgaacacaatatagaaaactttagactgagcaacacgaaaaCCGGGGGTTAACTCAGGttctccgaaagggtaagcatatcctgtttcacatgtggcacccatcgtgttgctcatgtggGTACAAACCGGTGATAAGTATGAAGTATGATTCGTTAGGTCACCTTAAGGGAAAAGAGGACGCGATTGTAGAAAcgactcgtgatggcgtccttaGAATTAACGGGGTATGATTTCAAATCACAACTTGGAGATCATATAATTCAATTGGAAGTTATATTCTACatgagtttatttttgttgtttgctTTCAATATTTGGTATTTTGACATATGTCTTATccttattattatttatgttattgTGACCAATACACATCTTTAGAAGATTTAGATGTTGTGCTTGTTgtcaaaagaggggcgaaagatatcagacggaagtcaaactcatagatcagaaataaactgacaacgccatggctaacaaagaaaagagaaacagacatataatagtacacaatacacaacatcgaaaacaagactaacaacacgaaccccaccaaaaacttgggtgatctcaggtgctccagaagggtcaGCAGATTCTTCTCTACATATAgcaccgtcgtgttgctcatattattacaaactaggtaaatagtctaatttggtggGTCACATTGGCAATTGTTTTTTGCAATTTAGTGtaggaaaaaaaagttgaaagtGATTTTCTACAGAGTTTAGCAAAATCCAAAATCCCATGAACTACCAGTGCCGCAAAGTGTGACAccaaataatacaaaatcaGGAATTCATGTAAACGGTTACTCTAGTATCATTTTATGTAGTTTGTTCTAGTTTATTTGAAACGTGACCAATCAAAGCACTTTATGTACGTTATTTTAGTTAGACGAAAAACGGATCGCCAACGCAAAATCATATGGTACTTCACATTTTAACTTATGGCCAGTTGAGTACAATAAACtgatcatagatatcaggactaaattttgtatgtacgccagacgcgcgtttcgtctacaaaaaaaactcatcagtgacgttcgaatccaaaaaagttaaaaaagccaaataagtacaacgttgaagagcattgaggaccaaaattctgtaaaaatttgccaaatacagctaaggtaatctatgaatcaaatgtttatttatgaatataaccatatcaatgataattcttgtcagcacaaaaagtgctgaatACTGGGCTGGTGCTACCCTCAGGGAAATAAATATCCACCAaaagtggcatcgacccagtggttgtaaataaactcatcatagataccaggtcTAAATTGTgtatgtacgccagacgcgcgtttcgtctttaaaaaagactcatcagtgtcgctcgaatccaaaaaagttaaaaaggccaaataaagtaagaagttgaagagcattgaggtctaaaaaaatccttaaagttttgccaaatctaGCTAAGGTTATAtatgtctgaggtagaaaagccctagtatttcaaaaattctaaattttgtaaacagttaatttataaatataaccatatcaatgataattcttgtcagcacaaaaagtgctgactactgggctggttataccctcggggaaataaatctccaccagcaatgccatcgacccagtggttgtaaataaactcatcatagataccaggactaaattgtgtatgtacgccagacgcaaCTCAATTGAGATGACAATTAAAACAGCCTCTGAACAGAATCACTTATAAACCAGCTAAAACTATATTTTGGTCGTCTCATACAAGATAAAGTTTCAGCCTTGGCAAATAGGCACATGtggtaattttttaaatgtgaaaattgatattgaaaaagaaaGACTCGGTTCAGACCAAATGGACTTTCAAGATTTATAAGTCAAAGAATCACTGACAGCGACATGGTACAAAAACAGACACACACAAGTCACTACAGAGAAAACTAATGACTGAGCGAAGCAAACCCCGTCAAAAACAGGGTTTGATCTCAGATACTCCAGAAGGCCACAAgggtcaaaatgttaaaattacgTACAAAACTGAGAGAgaaaaacctgacaaaatagCCTCATTTTGAGAAACGTCATTAATATTAAGATATGACGAAAGTCTTTGCCCAAAAGAGATGTTATCCTAAAAGATCAATTTTACGAAAGTgttagaataaataaaataaagagaaaGTTCATATCTATTTTGTAAATAGATGTACTTTAGTATGTAAATTAGATATGTGTCATTGTATTCAATGTCGGTATGTTTATAATGTCATAATTGAATCATAAGTGAGTTTTCTGCAATGAGGTGTCCAGATTAAATAACCCTGCAAATTTATCAATACAATTAACACAACTTTGAAAGTTTGTATTATTTCAGCAATTTTAGAGACCAAATAATTGTTCTTAGCATGCCTCATCCTTTTGGATGTGTTTTAGTTAATTGCTTTCAGAGAAAATATTAAACGTGTTTTTACTTTAACGTGCTGTTAAATGTTCACTTCGCTAACGGCTCTTCGTTTGAGATCTGTGTTTCGTAAGTTTGCTGTCTAATAaacgtaaatatatatatataaaaaaaaaaaaagaagaaggtgaggtatgattgcaaatgagacaactgtccacaagagaccaaaatgacacagacattaacgactataggtcaccgtacattcatattcgtttttttttcagCATCATTGCAGACTAACATGCCATTCGATCAACATGAATTTGGATATGCGTGTCAAAATCCCAATACAGTTTACAGATAAACCTTCAAGTTCAAGTAATCAATAAAATGGCGAATTGGAAAAAAGAATTGCCACAAAGTAtgccatatatatattatgttgcCATAATTGTCGTCGGCAGAAAGAAAAAAGACGTTTCAAAGAATCTAAACAATTTAGGGTCCAGACAATGCAGCCCACACTGAATATCTATAGATTTAagcatgttgtttttttgtcttttttttttaattcgagatGCATTCaagaaaattgagaatgtaaattgggaatgtgtcaaagagacaacaacccgaccatagaccAGACAACAGCCTAAGGCCATCAGTGGTTTTGTTAGAAACGAGAAAAGACTGTATGAAACTTTTTGATTTAAACAATTGGATACTGTGgcagaatttttcattttcaagtcACATTTAAGGTGATATGAATTATACGTCTATAAGAATTCACGACACAAAGCAGAGGTAAAAATTTACGTTTATTAAACTtaacacatttcttttatgGCAAATACAATTCTATAGCATAATGGTTTCagttttaaatatcaatataaaatttaccAATAACGTTTCTATTTGCCTTGGTGTTCGGTATTTTAGTTATACTTTTTTGCTCATATATTTAAAGGTATGGTTAAGCATGGCAGAAATtatgttattgaaatattcttgaATATCAATGGGAAAAGTTACTTCTATCATTTTTTGATTGTCgaacattttcttgtttaacaACTGAATATGTCCTTCTATCCACTTAactcacaggcacttgtctcaattTCCCCCCTATTTATACCTTGATATAACAGAGTACATAAGAGTAGACGAGTCCGACAGATATCAATCTATATGTCTGTAGGACTAAGCTACctcgaaaggagggtagtatacctttccttgtaatgacttcacggttcagctagcaagcaagctagtTAACAAAGATATTACCCTTGATtacacactcaatggaatcGGTTGTAAATACTTATACATGGTGGTACCTTCTACATCGATCAGAATTAGGTAATACATAAATCTGTGACATTTGACTTCAGCATGTTCAGTTGACACCTTGTGTtgtgtatacatttgtttttacgtGCTTTCCTTTCCCTTGTCGTGTAACTGTTGATTCAACTCGATAGCATTCTGTCTCTCTAATTTTAGCTTTCCGTTGAGCACCGCTGACACAGTCTCCTTTCGACTGtagtaaaattaagaatggaaatggggaatgtgtcaaagctacaacaactcgaccatagagcagacatacaaccgaaggtcaccaatgggtcttcaatgaagcgagaaactcccgcatccggaggcgtccttcagctggcccctaaacaaatatgtatactggACGTCATACATAACttcgaattatacacaaaatactaaaattaaaaagtatttaacTAGTTATTTACCTACTCACCTTGTACTTTCGGTTATGACATATTTTTTCCAATTGAATATGTTTATAAGTATCGATCTAAAATTCAACTTTCTGATATTGTTAGGTTTTTAAATGTAACTATCGAATATTTCATGATATCTTTAGACGGATGATTGAGTTTTTACCGTTACATCCGGGCAAACGAAAACCATTGAAGTACACAATCTAATTAAAGATGAAAAATTAATGTGTTTAATTCTAGtatcattattttgttcatcGAGTCTTACGAATAAAAGTTTTGCAGCAACAAGAGGCCAGATAAGTCAAAAATTCAAACCAAAACGAAAAGTAAATCTTCGTCAAGTTCGTGTGGTGTAGgtataaaagagaggcgaaagataccagaggaacagtcaaactcataaatcgaaaataaactgaccacgccatggctaaaaacgaaaacagacaaataatagtacacaaaaaacaacatagaaaacaaaagactgagcaacacgaaccccaccaaaaatttggatgatctcgggtgctccggaagggtaattAAGCAGTCCTACTCCACAAGGTTGATTACGTTGGCAATCGCAATCTGATGAAGTACAGATACTCGGTGTGTCCACGCTTTGCTCACAAGGATCTGAATTCGCTCAATTCTATACTTTCTGTTTTAAAGATTCTGGCCGCTTTGCCGGATTTTGTCGTAATGATACACACCTTCAAAAATTTTAATGGCAGCAAATTGATTGACTGATATAAaaattaccagaacagaaaataGAACCAGGTGTTTTCAGAGGCaacaattttcctttttttttctgttgcgGCAATCAGATTGCcgcaacagaaaaaaaaaggaaaatcgtACTTTGAAGATTTTACAAGCTCTCTTTATACGTTTAAGAAAtagtaatattaaaaattcatgaattaaactactagtatatccaaaataacaaataattccACATATGCATAAGTCCACATATGCATGATATACGGTCAgctttatttataacatttttttaaagaatcttG
Encoded here:
- the LOC134690119 gene encoding uncharacterized protein LOC134690119, giving the protein MNKTDEDLSLHFYQHLCNIIGSEDVVKTRRKIFCAIDCIAQHPGFVGISSGSKAEGLDLEGSDYDQMFLHAFMRVYESMLNVSISTNTIPLLMDMNDTKPGFAKLQLLKSKMYRRFPIIYQFCDIEEGIVNFSSKLFRELYLQDGMIIHGPCHSTSDLTYDSARCFHCNEWITPAHNWIYRSRSSWPDNKLVTAVVKHGVLFVPIGCKGSLNEDLEWRISFSMAEKQLIHSFSHTQLLCYALMKIILKDTVKEKHGGLICSYFLKTIMLWLCEETSPSQWHSRNIIPCFTSCFRRLIYCVEHNTCLHYFIPENNLFKDRFTGFQQKSLLITLHDISSSWWTYVFDTATFQNYRIEKIDSLSSYLTASALSCLSYTHMPFHTLFTWNIKQTITHLTNINDKEMSAYLISLNSLQWMQLPNNNNLLTGRNKSLYKQYKKSLHYFKAGLICNIISAWSLLASLFYKQKRFHECIDVLNYCLSKCTPDKIKLHSDNDLSEQTIFRKMKDAIGLLSTCKHLLIESVQFHAPFCLLPVELTPVFELFNEVFLMFPPVVYLQILLFLCLHHLGDSRGKRYSLRELELTVRELYFIENESYFQIAKTCLHIAKCMM